From Montipora foliosa isolate CH-2021 chromosome 6, ASM3666993v2, whole genome shotgun sequence, a single genomic window includes:
- the LOC138008993 gene encoding lysophosphatidic acid receptor 3-like: protein MTKVSALCNFNCTSSNHTIEDSELHLADKIGLIVRIILTIFTCPLTVLLNILVILAVKKRPRLQSKPNILLACLAATDAFIGLTILPAFILFETFKLFGNESMVQTLRLHFLDRATATGIVNSLLHLMLVTFERLVAIKFTIHYPFIITEKNIKICVSVFWAIALSTWGLRYITSYVGLFSLTTVLSSCVIFITISYVILYRETLRHKKRIKAQLMNRQERERFLREKKAFKTTVLVVGAVVLCFIPAILLMLSILVYKLPLAKSEHFSDWARMFATLNSLLNPLIYFWREKEMRNLALTFFTRNASVNPQD from the coding sequence ATGACGAAAGTGTCCGCGCTCTGCAATTTTAACTGCACCTCTTCAAATCACACCATAGAAGACTCGGAGCTTCATCTCGCAGACAAGATCGGATTAATAGTGCGTATCATCCTAACTATTTTTACCTGTCCATTGACCGTTCTGCTCAACATCTTGGTGATCTTGGCCGTGAAAAAAAGACCACGACTTCAAAGCAAACCCAATATCTTGCTGGCCTGTTTAGCAGCGACCGACGCCTTTATTGGCCTCACAATACTACCAGCCTTTATCCTGTTCGAAACATTTAAGCTGTTTGGTAACGAGAGCATGGTCCAAACGTTGCGTCTTCATTTCCTCGATCGAGCTACGGCGACAGGTATTGTCAATTCCTTGCTTCATTTGATGCTAGTAACTTTCGAGAGGCTTGTAGCTATCAAGTTTACCATTCATTACCCATTCATAATCACAGAAAAGAACATCAAGATATGTGTCTCCGTCTTTTGGGCCATTGCGTTGAGTACATGGGGTCTAAGGTATATAACAAGCTATGTGGGACTGTTTTCATTGACTACTGTATTGTCATCCTGTGTAATCTTTATTACAATTTCGTACGTGATTTTGTACCGCGAAACACTCCGTCACAAAAAGCGAATTAAAGCTCAGCTTATGAATAGGCAAGAAAGGGAAAGGTTTTTGAGGGAAAAGAAAGCTTTCAAAACAACGGTATTGGTTGTTGGCGCTGTTGTTCTCTGTTTTATTCCAGCAATATTACTTATGTTATCAATACTAGTCTACAAACTTCCTTTGGCGAAATCGGAACACTTTTCGGACTGGGCTCGGATGTTCGCTACGCTAAATTCGCTTCTTAATCCACTCATTTACTTCTGGAGGGAAAAAGAAATGAGGAATCTGGCGTTGACCTTTTTTACAAGGAATGCTTCGGTGAATCCTCAGGATTAA